Below is a genomic region from Gemmatimonadaceae bacterium.
CGCGCTGCGGATTGAGCTCCAGCGTGATTTGCTGGCCGAGCCACCACATGCGTTGCAGCACGCGCTGGGCGTCCTCGAGCTCGCTGGTGCGGCTCACGACGGCCTGCTCCAACGTCGCGGTGAGCTGCCGTTCCTCGCGCATCGACTCGGCCATCTTGAGCGCGGCGCGATGATCGTTGGCGAGCACGACCCAGCCCGCAAGGGTCAGCACGCCGGCCACCGACGCGACGGCGAACAGCTCGACCAGGAGCCCGCGCGTCACCTGATCGTGCAGCTGAAGCAGCAGCGCCGTTCCGAGAACGACGCAGCCGAGCTGCATGACGATGATGATTCTGCTAACGATGGAGCTGTACGGTCGGACGCGGTGCATCGGGCCCGGGTGGGTTCGTACTAAGTATCGGCTGCTGCGCCGGCGCGGATCACGTGCGAGTCAGGCCGTCAGGGCGGCGTTCACGTCAGGAACTCGTGCAGCAGCGAGTGGAAGTGATGCACCCCGTTCTCGCGCTTCGCCGAATATCGGCCCCGGTCATAGACGCGCGAGCGCAGGTTCCGTTGCACCGTTTGGCAGATTTCAACATCCTCATCCTGGATTTCGTCGCTGAAGGCGACGAGGCGGGCCCAATCGGGATCGGTCGCCGGGTCGGCGGGCGGGTTCGAGGCGAACCACTCGAACACGACCCTCGTCCGATCGTGCGACAGCGGCAGCACGACGTTGGTCTGCATCTGCCCCATGTAGACGTTCAACATCATGTTGGGAAAGATCCAGCCATACACCGCCTCGGCGACGTCGGTCTTGGCGGGATCGTACCGTCGTTCGTCGGGCGCACCCGATCCGGCGACCGGCCGCAGCGGCGCGTGTTGAATCGACGAATAGCGCCGCGGTTCGATGCGATAGCTGTCGTAGTCGATCTCCTTGTGCAGCGTCGGGTGCACCACCGGGATGTGATATCCCTCGAGGTAGTTGTCGACGTACACCTTCCAGTTGCACGCCAGCTCGTACTCCTTGCGCATGACGTAGCGCATGCTCTCGCAGCGGAGCGGCGCGACGCGCTGCGGAATGTCCTCGAGCATGTCGGCGAGCGGCGGCGCCTTGCCGTCGAGATTCGCGAAGACGAGCGGTCCCCACGTCGCCACGGCGACGGGACGCAGCCGCATGTCGGCGGGGGGGAATCGCTCGACGCCCTCCATCTCCGGCGCACGCAGCAGCTCGCCCTCGAGCGAGTACGTCCAGCCGTGATACTTGCACTGGAGTGTTTGCCGCTTGCCGCAGCCGTGTGCGACGGGCCCGGCGCGATGCAGGCAGACGTTGTGAAATCCACGGAGGGTGTCGCGGTCGCGCAGGATGACGATGGAATCGTCGCCCACTTCCGCCGTGAAGAATTCGCCGGATTCGGCGACTTGCTCGGCGCGGCCGACGAGCTGCCACGAATGCGCGAAGACGCGTTCGCGCTCGAGCTCGAGGTAGACCGGATCGATGTAAAGGCGCGCCGGGATCGTGGAGGCGCGGGCGATGTCGGGGTCGAACGGGAAAAATGCGGTCATTCCGAATGCAGAGATGGGGTCATTCCGAGCGCAGCGAGGAATCTGGCGTGACGGTAGAGTGGCACGTCTCTCGATCTGGACGCCAGATCCCTCGCTGCGCTCGGGATGACAGACTGCGCTACGGCAACGCAAACGCCTCCAGCTTCGCGCCGGCGCCATTCCCCGTCGCGACGACGACGAACTGCTTCCCGGCCGCCGTGCGATACGTCATCGGCGTCGAATATCCACTCTGCCCCAACTCCGCGGACCACACCACCGAACCGTCTTTCACGTCGAGGGCATACAACGTCGCCCCGCCGCCCGTCGCGAAGATCAGACCTCCCGCGGTCACGATCGGCCCCGGCGACCCCGCGACGCCGAGCGGGGGTAGTTTGAGATCTTTTAATATCGGATTGTTACGAATTGCCGCGTTGTCGCCGAGCGGGACTTCCCACTTCGTATCGCCCGTGTTGAGATCGATCGCGACGAGCGTCCCGTACGGCGGCTTGTTGATCGGCAGCACCAGCGGCCTCGCGCCGCTGTCGCGCGGCGGAATCGTCACGCGGAGTCCCTGCGCCGAGAGGTCCGCCGTGTAATCGGCGTCGACCTCCGCACTCTTCGCCGGCTGCACGATCCTGTACAGCGCCGGTGAATTCGTCGCCTTGATGTAGATCGTTCCGCTCGTCGGATCGAACGCGCCGCCGCCCCAGCCCGCGCCGCCGATCGCGCCGGGCATCGTGATCGTGCCTTCGCGCGACGGCGGCGTGAATATAGGTCCCAGCCTATAGTCCTTGATCGCGTCGAGCGCGCGCGCCTTGATGTCCGGCGTGAAGTCGACGAGATCCGCGAAGCTGAAGCCCTGCTTCGCGAACGCCTTGGGCTTGCTCGGCACCGGCTGAGACTTTGCCGCCTGCTCACCGGGAACGTCGCTCGCCGGGACGGCGTGTTCGTTGATCGGCCAGATCGGTTCGCCCGTCACGCGATCGAACACGAACAGAAATCCCGTTTTCGCCGGCATGGCGACGATGTCGCGCGACTTGCCGTCCACGGTCACGGTGCCGAGTACGGGGGCGGTCGGAAGATCGTAGTCCCAGAGACCGTGATGCACCGTCTGGAAATACCAGACCCGCTTCCCGTTCCGCGCATCGAGACACACGATCGACTCGGCAAAGAGATCATCGCCCTTTCTCGTGCCGCCGTACCAATCGTTGCTCGGCGTGCTCACCGGCAGATACACGAGTCCGCGCTTGTCGTCGACGCTGAACGGCGCCCAGACGTTCGTGTGTCCCGTCGTCTTCCACGAGTCGTTCTGCCACGTGTCGGCGCCGTCGTCCTTCGCGCCGCGCGGGACCGGGCTGAAGCTCCACACGCGCTTTCCACTTTTCACGTCGAACGCCTGGACGTCGCCCGGCGGATCGTTCGGATAGATCAAACGATCTGCGACGCCGTTCCCGACGATCACGAGATTGTGCCACACGACCGGCGGCGACGTCTGTGTGTAGTGCAGCTTGTCGACGGGTTTTCCGTTGCGCGCGAGCTGCTTCGTGAGGTCGACGACGCCGGTGTCGCCGAAATTGTGAATCGGTTTCCCCGTCGCCGCATCGAGCGCGATGAGATTCCAGCGGCTGTTCATGAAGATTCGCCGCTGCTTTCCGTCGGTCCACGTCGCGACGCCGCGATGCACGAACCCCGTACCGTTCGGTGGCTGGCCCGCGACATACGCTTGTGGATCGTACGTCCAGAGCTCGTTGCCGGTCGTCGCATCGAGCGCGACGACGCGGTTGTACGGGGTGCTCAGGAACAACGTGTCGCCGAGCATGAGCGGTGTCGCCTGGAAATTGCCCGGACGTGTGTGGTACGTCTGATTCACCGTCTCGCCCGTCGTCCATTCCCAGACCTTGGCGAGCTTCGCGACGTTCGTTCGATTGATGTCGCTGAGCGTCGAATATTTCGTCGCCGCAAGATCGCCGCCGAACGCGGGCCACTCGACCCGCTGGCCGGCGAGTGCCGCCGGCATGGCGGCCAGGAACAGCAGGTGTTTCATTCGCATGACTTTCATGATATCACCATGTTACTGCGTCGAGGTGCGTGTGCAGCGCGCGTCACGCTTTCGCGAACTGCCGTTCCATCTCGTGCGCCGCCCGCAGCGACAACGCGCAGAACGTGAGCGTCGCGTTCGCGCAGCTTCCGCTCACCGACGTGGGCGCGCCGACCACGAAGAGATTCTCGTGATCGTGCGAGCGTCCCCACGAATCGACGACGCTCGCTGCCGGATCGGTGCCCATGCGGCATCCACCCGCGGGATGATCCTGAAAGTTGTCCACGTTGGTGCGCAGCAATTTTCCGTTGCCGGCACGCGCCATCTCGCCGAACAACGTGCGAATCGAATCCTCGGTCTGCGTGCGCAACGCGAGCGATTCAGGCGCGTCGCGAAACGCGAGCTTGGGGAGCGGATCGCCCCATTCATTCTTCTTCGATGCATCCAGCGTGAGCTCGCTCGCGCGATCCGGTATGACGTCGTAGTAGCAGCGCACGCGCGCG
It encodes:
- a CDS encoding SRPBCC family protein translates to MTAFFPFDPDIARASTIPARLYIDPVYLELERERVFAHSWQLVGRAEQVAESGEFFTAEVGDDSIVILRDRDTLRGFHNVCLHRAGPVAHGCGKRQTLQCKYHGWTYSLEGELLRAPEMEGVERFPPADMRLRPVAVATWGPLVFANLDGKAPPLADMLEDIPQRVAPLRCESMRYVMRKEYELACNWKVYVDNYLEGYHIPVVHPTLHKEIDYDSYRIEPRRYSSIQHAPLRPVAGSGAPDERRYDPAKTDVAEAVYGWIFPNMMLNVYMGQMQTNVVLPLSHDRTRVVFEWFASNPPADPATDPDWARLVAFSDEIQDEDVEICQTVQRNLRSRVYDRGRYSAKRENGVHHFHSLLHEFLT
- a CDS encoding PQQ-binding-like beta-propeller repeat protein — translated: MKVMRMKHLLFLAAMPAALAGQRVEWPAFGGDLAATKYSTLSDINRTNVAKLAKVWEWTTGETVNQTYHTRPGNFQATPLMLGDTLFLSTPYNRVVALDATTGNELWTYDPQAYVAGQPPNGTGFVHRGVATWTDGKQRRIFMNSRWNLIALDAATGKPIHNFGDTGVVDLTKQLARNGKPVDKLHYTQTSPPVVWHNLVIVGNGVADRLIYPNDPPGDVQAFDVKSGKRVWSFSPVPRGAKDDGADTWQNDSWKTTGHTNVWAPFSVDDKRGLVYLPVSTPSNDWYGGTRKGDDLFAESIVCLDARNGKRVWYFQTVHHGLWDYDLPTAPVLGTVTVDGKSRDIVAMPAKTGFLFVFDRVTGEPIWPINEHAVPASDVPGEQAAKSQPVPSKPKAFAKQGFSFADLVDFTPDIKARALDAIKDYRLGPIFTPPSREGTITMPGAIGGAGWGGGAFDPTSGTIYIKATNSPALYRIVQPAKSAEVDADYTADLSAQGLRVTIPPRDSGARPLVLPINKPPYGTLVAIDLNTGDTKWEVPLGDNAAIRNNPILKDLKLPPLGVAGSPGPIVTAGGLIFATGGGATLYALDVKDGSVVWSAELGQSGYSTPMTYRTAAGKQFVVVATGNGAGAKLEAFALP